In one Mycobacterium sp. NBC_00419 genomic region, the following are encoded:
- a CDS encoding lipoprotein LpqH — MKERLAVIVCATVAIAALSACSKGPVEPPLKPGELAVGTASVTVNGQDAGTTTAVACVRDGNLTTITTGDSKAGTTMVVDNGRGLAAKSVSIRNIGGFTGSYWQGLDGSAEIRPIGSTLDVKGEAFGFNAASPSARTSGTFRINVAC; from the coding sequence GTGAAAGAACGCCTCGCCGTCATCGTTTGCGCAACCGTAGCCATCGCTGCACTGTCGGCCTGCTCCAAAGGCCCCGTCGAACCGCCCCTGAAGCCGGGGGAATTGGCCGTCGGGACGGCCTCTGTCACGGTGAACGGGCAGGATGCCGGCACGACCACGGCAGTCGCCTGTGTCCGGGACGGCAACCTGACCACGATCACCACCGGTGACTCAAAGGCTGGCACGACGATGGTCGTCGACAACGGACGTGGTCTGGCCGCCAAATCCGTGAGCATCCGCAACATTGGCGGCTTCACCGGCAGCTACTGGCAAGGCCTCGACGGAAGCGCCGAGATCCGCCCCATCGGGTCCACTTTGGATGTCAAGGGCGAAGCGTTCGGCTTCAACGCCGCAAGCCCCAGCGCGCGTACCTCCGGAACCTTCCGCATCAACGTCGCGTGCTGA